A part of Saccharomonospora amisosensis genomic DNA contains:
- a CDS encoding ATP-binding cassette domain-containing protein gives MMKARGLARRFTARSRTVEAVRGVDIDVDAGELVGFLGPNGAGKTTTLRMLTTLLRPTEGEATVADRDLLSDPVGVRARIGYVAQGGGASPESRVGEELELQGRLYGLTKTQARERGSALAEQLDLSGLDQRLAKTLSGGQRRRLDIALGLIHQPRLVFFDEPTTGLDPQSRANLWEHIRRLRAEYGVTLFLTTHYLDEADSLCDRILVIDDGRIVAEGTPDALKAKVSGDGVEIGVEEAHAAAAAEIAAKLDGAHEVSTAQDLVRFRVPQGDTVLPELLRALDAAGIAMRSMRVHRPTLDDVFLTLTGRSLRDAEEVANVA, from the coding sequence ATGATGAAGGCACGCGGCCTCGCGCGGCGGTTCACCGCCCGCAGCCGCACCGTCGAGGCCGTGCGTGGCGTCGACATCGACGTCGACGCGGGCGAACTCGTCGGCTTCCTCGGCCCCAACGGGGCGGGCAAGACGACGACCCTGCGCATGCTCACCACGCTGCTTCGCCCCACCGAGGGCGAGGCGACGGTGGCTGACCGTGACCTGCTTTCCGACCCGGTCGGCGTGCGCGCCCGCATCGGGTACGTCGCGCAGGGCGGAGGCGCCTCACCGGAGTCGAGGGTCGGCGAAGAGTTGGAACTGCAGGGCAGGCTCTACGGACTGACGAAGACACAGGCACGCGAACGCGGCAGCGCGCTGGCCGAGCAACTCGACCTGTCCGGTCTCGACCAGCGGCTCGCCAAGACACTGTCGGGAGGGCAGCGACGCAGGCTGGACATCGCGCTGGGCCTGATCCACCAACCGCGGCTGGTGTTCTTCGACGAACCCACCACCGGGCTCGACCCGCAGAGCAGGGCGAACCTGTGGGAACACATCCGCAGACTGCGTGCCGAGTACGGCGTGACACTGTTCCTCACGACTCATTACCTCGATGAGGCGGACTCGCTGTGCGACCGCATCCTGGTGATCGACGACGGCCGGATCGTCGCGGAGGGCACACCCGACGCGCTGAAGGCCAAGGTCTCCGGCGACGGTGTGGAAATCGGCGTCGAGGAAGCTCACGCGGCAGCCGCAGCGGAGATCGCGGCCAAACTCGACGGAGCGCACGAGGTATCCACGGCGCAGGACCTGGTTCGCTTCCGGGTACCGCAGGGGGACACCGTGCTACCGGAGCTGCTGCGCGCGCTCGACGCCGCAGGCATCGCGATGCGCTCGATGCGGGTACACCGGCCGACTCTGGACGACGTTTTCCTCACCCTCACCGGCCGAAGCCTGCGGGATGCCGAGGAGGTCGCGAATGTGGCGTGA
- a CDS encoding PadR family transcriptional regulator, producing the protein MSATRLLVLGVVRMHGIAHGYQVRRELLSWSADKWANVQPGSIYHALKKMAVEGLLEQVEAEPGAGPGRIAYRLTDSGEADFDLRLQKLLSEVREDSTDDHGFAAALTFLPALSRERAIRLLKFRVIQLKGVRANLAALLEHGSDWGQPQHVNALYRLWQARAEADLEWTQDLIERLRTGEYVMADDAGPSFGRPAVG; encoded by the coding sequence GTGTCGGCGACTCGGTTGCTCGTGCTGGGCGTGGTTCGTATGCACGGGATCGCGCACGGCTACCAGGTGCGCCGCGAACTGCTCTCGTGGTCGGCCGACAAGTGGGCCAACGTGCAGCCCGGCTCCATCTACCACGCGTTGAAGAAGATGGCGGTCGAGGGACTGCTCGAACAGGTCGAGGCCGAACCCGGCGCGGGCCCCGGCCGCATCGCGTACCGGCTCACCGACAGCGGCGAGGCCGACTTCGACCTGCGCCTTCAGAAGCTGCTGTCGGAGGTGCGTGAGGACTCCACCGACGACCACGGGTTCGCCGCCGCGTTGACGTTCCTGCCCGCACTCAGCCGCGAGCGCGCGATCAGGCTGCTCAAGTTTCGCGTCATTCAGCTGAAGGGCGTGCGGGCGAATCTGGCCGCACTGCTGGAGCACGGCAGCGACTGGGGACAGCCGCAGCACGTGAACGCGCTGTACCGGCTGTGGCAGGCGCGCGCGGAGGCCGACCTGGAGTGGACCCAGGATCTCATCGAGCGACTGCGCACGGGCGAATACGTGATGGCCGACGACGCGGGACCGTCATTCGGGCGCCCGGCGGTCGGCTAG
- a CDS encoding aminodeoxychorismate synthase component I translates to MRLIRTTLRATATPEEALRSLHRRARALGLPDPAALAGEWFGSKAVLTPSVDLRPSASVAEAFATPARQPAVRDAVPGAVGGGWFGYLSYDLTDPSCRRGALPSAAWGWADHVLRLDTDGRWWFEALVPEAAPDPSELARELDAALAEPPPALTWTPTSLLRPPPHHAAVKSCVYAIEQGELFQANVCTRFTGPFDGQPSGLFAEGIRLLRPARAAYLAGEWGALVSMSPELFLSRHGSRVRSTPIKGTRPRRSAADADQARLLRQSAKDVAENVMITDLVRNDLGRVCEVGSVRVPELLAVREAPGVWHLDSTVEGVLATGHDDEDLLRATFPPGSVTGAPKIRALELIADLEHQPRGVYTGAIGLCSPVAGLELNVAIRTFEISGGTIAFGVGGGITADSDPDAEWRECLDKSAPLERLLANPA, encoded by the coding sequence ATGCGGCTGATACGCACCACGCTGCGGGCAACGGCGACACCGGAGGAGGCGCTGCGCTCCCTGCACCGCAGGGCACGCGCGCTCGGCCTGCCGGACCCGGCCGCGCTGGCGGGCGAGTGGTTCGGCTCGAAAGCGGTGCTGACACCCAGCGTGGACCTGCGGCCGAGCGCGAGCGTCGCGGAGGCGTTCGCCACCCCGGCGCGGCAACCGGCCGTGCGCGACGCGGTGCCTGGAGCCGTCGGCGGTGGCTGGTTCGGCTACCTGTCCTACGACCTCACCGACCCGTCCTGCCGCCGGGGCGCACTGCCCAGCGCGGCCTGGGGCTGGGCCGACCACGTGTTGCGGCTCGACACGGACGGCCGCTGGTGGTTCGAGGCGCTCGTCCCCGAAGCCGCGCCCGACCCCTCGGAGCTGGCCCGCGAACTCGACGCCGCTCTCGCCGAACCACCACCGGCGCTGACCTGGACACCAACGTCGCTGCTGCGCCCGCCACCGCACCACGCGGCCGTCAAGTCGTGCGTCTACGCCATCGAGCAGGGCGAGTTGTTCCAGGCCAACGTCTGCACCCGGTTCACCGGACCGTTCGACGGCCAGCCGAGCGGGCTGTTCGCCGAGGGCATCCGGCTGCTGCGACCAGCGCGTGCCGCCTATCTCGCTGGCGAGTGGGGTGCGTTGGTGTCGATGTCTCCCGAGTTGTTCCTTTCCCGCCACGGAAGCCGCGTGCGGTCCACCCCGATCAAGGGAACGCGGCCGCGCAGGTCGGCGGCCGACGCCGACCAGGCCCGGCTGCTGCGGCAGTCCGCGAAGGATGTCGCCGAAAACGTGATGATCACCGACCTGGTCCGCAACGATCTCGGTCGGGTCTGCGAGGTCGGCAGCGTGCGGGTCCCCGAGTTGCTCGCCGTGCGCGAGGCCCCTGGTGTCTGGCATCTGGACTCCACGGTCGAGGGCGTGCTCGCCACAGGCCACGACGACGAGGACCTGCTGCGCGCGACGTTCCCGCCCGGTTCGGTCACCGGCGCGCCCAAGATCCGCGCGCTCGAACTGATCGCCGATTTGGAGCACCAGCCTCGCGGCGTATACACCGGAGCGATCGGACTGTGCTCGCCCGTCGCGGGGCTGGAGCTGAACGTCGCCATCCGTACCTTCGAGATCAGCGGCGGCACCATCGCGTTCGGAGTGGGCGGCGGGATCACCGCCGATTCAGACCCTGACGCGGAGTGGCGGGAATGCCTGGACAAGAGCGCCCCGCTGGAACGGCTGCTCGCGAACCCTGCCTAG
- a CDS encoding ABC transporter permease: MWRDVWLIFRRDLVLSLRNPAWIFIQIMQPVLYLVLFGPLLEKVVASTPGFPPGDVWTIFTPALIVMIALFGTSFVGFGLLADYRSGVVERLRVTPASRTALLLGKVLNNALQALVQAILLITLAVVVFGLRAPVGGIALSLLIAGLLAVTMASASYALALTLKSEEAFPALLNAVLLPVLLLSGILLPITTGLAPEWLYTISRINPFSHVVEAERAGFRGDFTVDALLTGSLVLVALTTLAMLWGVRTFRRENA, translated from the coding sequence ATGTGGCGTGACGTGTGGCTGATCTTTCGCAGGGACCTGGTGCTCTCCCTGCGCAACCCGGCCTGGATCTTCATCCAGATCATGCAGCCCGTGCTGTACCTGGTGTTGTTCGGTCCGCTGCTGGAGAAAGTCGTGGCCAGCACGCCCGGGTTCCCGCCCGGCGACGTATGGACGATCTTCACGCCCGCGCTGATCGTGATGATCGCGCTGTTCGGCACCTCGTTCGTCGGGTTCGGACTGCTCGCCGATTACCGCAGCGGCGTCGTGGAACGGTTACGCGTCACCCCGGCGAGCAGGACGGCGCTACTGCTTGGCAAGGTGCTCAACAACGCGCTGCAGGCGCTGGTGCAGGCGATACTGCTGATCACGCTGGCCGTGGTGGTCTTCGGGCTGCGCGCGCCAGTGGGCGGGATCGCGCTGAGCCTGTTGATCGCCGGGCTGCTCGCCGTCACGATGGCCTCCGCGTCGTACGCGCTGGCCCTCACTCTCAAGAGCGAGGAGGCCTTCCCCGCGCTGCTCAACGCGGTACTGCTGCCGGTACTGCTGCTGTCGGGGATTCTGCTGCCGATCACCACCGGCCTCGCCCCGGAGTGGCTCTACACCATCTCGCGGATCAACCCGTTCAGTCACGTCGTCGAGGCCGAACGGGCCGGATTCCGCGGGGACTTCACAGTGGACGCGCTGCTGACCGGAAGCCTCGTGCTGGTGGCGTTGACCACACTGGCAATGCTGTGGGGAGTGCGAACCTTCCGCAGGGAGAACGCCTGA
- a CDS encoding serine/threonine-protein kinase: MESIASSLLSLAYRLFQPGFCPGDWAWATSMAGAIIALFPVAGAVVVAIMRKFTGNRYHGPTLITIGAVGAVLVLLVPWLYAAGVSSVFRAVFAGGNGGLSAGEVDALQQQYCFVGPQDEYLGGGQNVYETLFYPSGDVFAYGYYLGMLVGLPVLALLAVLLLSRIALRRGPKWPGRLLWVPFVLYVLVSSGVEANTAVHLWLGFLPVTVLGVIPVALVGPPSWSVIQNSDRPPQREQPPPYVPPAQQEQKPPPPPPPAKNYPPTSVAPAQELAAAPGPVPPPPGSGQAGSGRFRRVRRLGHGGFGTVWEAVDTQLGRTVALKIAHVPDKDTEERMQREARALAALSHPNCVRVYDLVEESDGLALVMEYLHGQALAESVDTVGPLDDITAGRLWATMASALSAAHEKGVLHRDVKPSNIIVDPAGLPHLIDFGIARSRGDAKLTATGMMIGTPDYVAPETAAGAPASPASDAWQLAATVSYALSGYPPRGTRETPMAALMAAARAEPPSQLPRQSVHAKLLTASLDPQPRNRPTLNAVQREVEGWLSRAGTSAEGPVTRVVPRAR; this comes from the coding sequence GTGGAATCGATCGCGAGCTCGTTGCTCTCGCTGGCCTACCGGCTGTTCCAGCCGGGATTCTGCCCCGGCGACTGGGCATGGGCCACGAGCATGGCCGGCGCCATCATCGCGCTCTTTCCCGTCGCGGGCGCCGTGGTGGTCGCCATCATGCGCAAGTTCACCGGCAACCGCTACCACGGCCCGACGCTCATCACCATCGGTGCTGTCGGCGCCGTTCTGGTGTTGCTCGTGCCCTGGCTCTACGCGGCGGGGGTGTCCAGTGTCTTCAGGGCCGTGTTCGCGGGTGGCAACGGTGGCCTCTCCGCGGGCGAGGTGGACGCGCTGCAACAGCAGTACTGCTTCGTGGGCCCGCAGGACGAGTACCTGGGCGGCGGGCAGAACGTCTACGAGACGCTCTTCTATCCCTCCGGGGACGTGTTCGCCTACGGCTACTACCTGGGCATGCTCGTGGGCCTGCCGGTGTTGGCGCTGCTGGCCGTGCTCCTGCTGAGCAGGATCGCGCTGCGCAGGGGCCCGAAGTGGCCCGGCCGGCTGCTGTGGGTGCCGTTCGTGCTGTACGTCCTGGTCTCCTCCGGCGTCGAGGCCAACACCGCGGTGCATCTGTGGCTGGGGTTCCTGCCGGTCACCGTGCTCGGAGTGATCCCGGTCGCGCTCGTCGGGCCGCCCAGTTGGTCGGTGATCCAGAACTCGGACCGGCCACCGCAGCGTGAGCAGCCACCGCCCTACGTGCCCCCCGCGCAGCAGGAGCAGAAGCCACCGCCACCACCACCGCCCGCGAAGAACTACCCGCCCACCTCGGTGGCGCCCGCCCAGGAACTGGCTGCCGCGCCGGGCCCGGTGCCGCCACCACCAGGCTCGGGACAGGCCGGTAGCGGCAGGTTCCGCCGGGTGCGCAGGCTCGGCCACGGCGGGTTCGGCACCGTGTGGGAGGCGGTGGACACCCAACTCGGCCGCACGGTCGCACTGAAGATCGCGCACGTCCCGGACAAGGACACCGAGGAACGCATGCAGCGGGAGGCGCGGGCGCTCGCCGCGCTGAGCCACCCCAACTGCGTGCGGGTGTACGACCTGGTCGAGGAGTCCGACGGACTGGCGCTGGTGATGGAGTACCTGCACGGCCAGGCATTGGCGGAGAGCGTCGACACGGTGGGCCCACTGGACGACATCACCGCCGGTCGGCTGTGGGCCACCATGGCCAGCGCGCTCTCGGCCGCCCACGAGAAGGGTGTGCTGCACCGCGACGTCAAGCCGTCCAACATCATCGTGGACCCGGCAGGGCTGCCGCACCTGATCGACTTCGGGATCGCCCGCAGCAGGGGTGACGCCAAGCTCACCGCCACCGGCATGATGATCGGCACCCCCGACTACGTGGCGCCGGAGACCGCGGCGGGCGCACCCGCGAGCCCGGCGTCGGACGCGTGGCAACTCGCGGCGACAGTGAGTTACGCGCTGTCCGGCTACCCGCCGAGGGGAACGCGCGAGACGCCGATGGCCGCGCTGATGGCCGCTGCCCGCGCCGAACCACCATCGCAGTTGCCGAGGCAGAGCGTGCACGCGAAGTTGCTCACCGCATCGCTGGACCCGCAACCACGCAACCGGCCGACCCTGAACGCCGTGCAGCGCGAGGTGGAAGGCTGGCTGTCCAGGGCGGGCACCTCCGCGGAGGGCCCGGTCACCCGCGTGGTGCCAAGGGCAAGGTGA
- a CDS encoding DUF4185 domain-containing protein: MVRVTDTTRIGPVTGAGSANRTHERFAITATDLGITWDGCDGRVFVLFGDTYGSGWGGHGAGPAHADWRCNTLAFSSGRDLRRGLPLDGVVEREGGGACQVIPSGHGREVTVIPNSGLCVAGDQYVHYMSVRAWGRPGRWRTNHAGIAVSTDGGRNWAKPRAARWGNRLGGDRFQLGALTRSREYVYLFGTTNGRAGDAYLARAAVPDLLSRRRYEYWNGSGWTRWQGAATAVFEGPVGEMSVAYHGWLGRWLLMHLDERRKGIVLRSAPELTGPWTEGEVVVSGREYPAVYGGYLHPWSLDGPDLYYLVSQWGPYNVFLMRSTLRRD, translated from the coding sequence ATGGTTCGCGTGACGGACACGACACGAATCGGCCCGGTAACCGGCGCCGGTTCCGCCAACCGCACCCACGAGCGCTTCGCCATAACCGCCACCGACCTCGGGATCACGTGGGACGGCTGCGACGGCCGGGTGTTCGTGCTGTTCGGCGACACCTACGGCAGTGGTTGGGGCGGGCACGGCGCTGGTCCTGCGCACGCGGACTGGCGGTGCAACACGCTGGCGTTCTCCTCCGGCCGGGACCTGCGGCGGGGGTTGCCGCTGGACGGCGTCGTCGAGCGCGAGGGCGGTGGCGCCTGCCAGGTGATTCCTTCCGGTCATGGTCGCGAGGTCACCGTGATTCCCAACAGCGGGCTGTGCGTAGCCGGCGACCAGTACGTGCACTACATGTCCGTGCGCGCGTGGGGAAGGCCGGGCAGGTGGCGGACCAACCACGCGGGTATCGCGGTGTCCACCGACGGTGGCCGCAACTGGGCCAAACCGCGTGCCGCGCGCTGGGGCAACCGGTTGGGCGGTGACCGGTTCCAACTGGGTGCGCTGACCCGAAGCCGGGAGTACGTCTACCTGTTCGGAACAACGAACGGTCGAGCGGGGGACGCCTACCTCGCCCGAGCGGCCGTTCCGGATCTGCTGTCCAGACGCCGCTACGAGTACTGGAACGGCAGCGGCTGGACACGGTGGCAGGGTGCGGCCACGGCTGTCTTCGAGGGCCCGGTGGGGGAGATGTCCGTTGCCTACCACGGCTGGCTCGGTCGCTGGTTGCTCATGCACCTGGACGAGCGCAGGAAGGGCATCGTGCTGCGTAGCGCGCCGGAGCTGACCGGGCCCTGGACCGAGGGTGAGGTGGTGGTGTCGGGGCGCGAGTATCCGGCCGTCTACGGGGGCTACCTGCATCCCTGGTCGCTGGACGGTCCCGACCTCTACTACCTGGTGTCCCAGTGGGGCCCCTACAACGTCTTCCTCATGCGAAGCACGTTGCGGCGGGACTGA
- the rsmI gene encoding 16S rRNA (cytidine(1402)-2'-O)-methyltransferase, whose protein sequence is MTLVLAATPLGDPRDASPRLAEAIGEADVVAAEDTRRLRALATALGVTPSGRVVSFYDDVESARLPKLLDALRAGETVLLVSDAGMPSVSDPGYRLVAACVAEQLPVTALPGPSAVTTALAVSGLPTDRFCFEGFAPRKSGERARWLRELAGESRTVVFFESPRRLAATLAEAAQALGGTRQAAVCRELTKTYEEIRRGNLAELAHWAAEGVRGEITVVLAGARPPSASTADLVAEVLARVEAGERLKTASAEVAAASGVSKKELYNAALRDRASRGQD, encoded by the coding sequence GTGACGCTCGTACTGGCAGCCACGCCGCTCGGTGACCCTCGCGATGCTTCTCCCCGCCTCGCTGAGGCGATCGGTGAGGCTGATGTGGTCGCGGCGGAGGACACCAGGAGGCTGCGAGCGCTTGCCACGGCACTGGGAGTGACCCCGTCCGGCCGGGTTGTCAGCTTCTACGACGACGTGGAGTCTGCGCGGTTGCCGAAGCTGCTCGACGCCCTTCGCGCTGGTGAGACGGTGCTGCTGGTGAGCGACGCCGGCATGCCGAGCGTTTCCGACCCCGGCTACCGGCTGGTCGCGGCGTGTGTTGCCGAGCAACTGCCGGTGACCGCGCTGCCGGGTCCCTCGGCCGTCACCACCGCGCTGGCGGTCTCGGGGCTGCCGACCGACCGGTTCTGCTTCGAGGGATTCGCGCCACGCAAGAGCGGTGAGCGGGCGAGGTGGTTGCGGGAGCTGGCGGGCGAGTCACGCACCGTCGTGTTCTTCGAGTCGCCGCGCAGGCTGGCCGCCACACTCGCCGAGGCGGCGCAGGCACTGGGCGGCACGCGGCAGGCAGCGGTATGCCGGGAGCTCACCAAGACCTACGAGGAGATCCGCCGCGGCAACCTGGCGGAGCTGGCCCACTGGGCGGCGGAGGGAGTCCGTGGCGAGATCACTGTCGTGCTGGCCGGGGCGCGACCGCCCAGCGCGAGCACCGCCGACCTGGTCGCCGAGGTACTGGCCAGGGTGGAGGCAGGCGAGCGGCTGAAGACCGCCTCGGCAGAGGTGGCGGCGGCGTCCGGGGTTTCCAAGAAGGAGTTGTACAACGCCGCGCTGCGCGATCGCGCCAGCCGCGGCCAGGACTAG
- a CDS encoding GH25 family lysozyme — MNEYGEQRGINLSPRQAVADWTAVRANAVSFASITVTEGMNWTDEQAARQLVDAYRAGIHAGIRHYARPGAPQEQAKHLAQTGTRLGALVPGSLAPALDVGAEGIDDRFVKSWIKSLRQCAGIRRVLVYAPYEHWQRRLRPDKWADDEVVLWLVRHNGIPGRPGWFHSRLGLHQHGNGGGYGNDALVYPFTLADIVLRGR; from the coding sequence ATGAACGAGTACGGCGAGCAGCGCGGGATCAACCTCTCGCCGCGGCAGGCGGTGGCCGACTGGACCGCCGTCAGAGCGAATGCCGTCTCGTTCGCCTCGATCACCGTGACCGAGGGAATGAACTGGACGGACGAGCAGGCGGCACGGCAACTCGTCGATGCCTACCGCGCGGGCATCCACGCGGGCATCCGGCACTACGCCCGCCCGGGAGCGCCACAGGAACAGGCGAAACACCTCGCGCAGACGGGCACCCGGCTCGGCGCACTCGTCCCCGGTTCGCTCGCGCCCGCGCTGGATGTAGGCGCCGAGGGTATCGACGATCGCTTCGTCAAGTCGTGGATCAAGTCACTGCGGCAGTGTGCCGGTATCCGGCGAGTGCTGGTCTACGCGCCCTACGAGCACTGGCAGCGGCGGTTGCGCCCCGACAAGTGGGCCGACGACGAGGTGGTGTTGTGGCTGGTGCGGCACAACGGCATCCCGGGACGGCCAGGCTGGTTCCACTCCAGACTGGGCCTGCACCAACACGGCAACGGCGGCGGCTACGGAAACGACGCGCTCGTCTACCCGTTCACCCTCGCCGACATCGTGCTGCGGGGCCGGTGA
- a CDS encoding dolichyl-phosphate-mannose--protein mannosyltransferase codes for MTALLARSSGGGVGPEPGRAPQPPSDREAALLGRPMPGDRLRALVVTVVLTAIGAFVRLQNLGVPTDQGTPVFDEKHYVPQAWQMLRNGGYEDNYGYELIVHPPLAKQLIAIGEWLFGYNGWGWRFSAAIAGALIVLLTIRIARRLTRSTLLGAVAGILVISDGVLHLQSRMGMLDIFSALFVLAAFASLLVDRDQVRQRLAVAVREGWVDESPYGPKLGFRWWRFGAGLSLGLATAVKWSGAYWVIAFGLLCIAFDVAARRTAGVPRPWAGMLRRDLAPAAWNIGVMAVLVYLSSWWAWFASETATDRHYVEINNVGSGAFGFVPDALRSLVLYTLNVLDFHENLATPAGDPHPWESKPWTWPMGLRPMLYYYESGADVTGCGESECVSATMLIGTPAMWWLALPVLGWGLWRAVFRFDWRYAAVLVGYFAGLLPWFANLDRQMYFFYATPMAPFLVLGLTLVLGQLLGSARHGLERRGTGLLVVALYTGLVVANFVWLWPVLNGDPITNARWQAELWLPSWR; via the coding sequence GTGACCGCACTCCTCGCCCGCTCGTCAGGGGGCGGTGTGGGCCCCGAGCCAGGACGGGCGCCGCAACCACCGAGCGACAGGGAAGCCGCCCTGCTGGGCAGGCCGATGCCCGGCGACCGGCTGCGCGCGCTGGTCGTCACGGTCGTGCTGACGGCGATCGGCGCGTTCGTACGGTTGCAGAACCTGGGTGTGCCAACCGATCAGGGCACGCCGGTCTTCGACGAGAAGCATTACGTGCCGCAGGCATGGCAAATGCTGCGTAACGGCGGCTACGAGGACAACTACGGCTACGAACTCATCGTGCACCCGCCGCTGGCCAAGCAGCTCATCGCCATCGGTGAATGGTTGTTCGGCTACAACGGTTGGGGCTGGCGGTTCAGTGCGGCGATCGCGGGCGCGCTCATCGTGCTGCTGACGATCCGCATCGCACGCAGGCTAACTCGTTCGACCCTGCTCGGCGCTGTCGCGGGCATTCTGGTCATCAGCGACGGCGTACTGCACCTGCAGTCACGCATGGGAATGCTCGACATCTTCAGCGCGCTGTTCGTGCTCGCGGCGTTCGCCAGCCTGCTCGTGGACCGCGATCAGGTTCGGCAACGGCTGGCCGTAGCCGTACGCGAGGGCTGGGTCGACGAATCTCCCTACGGGCCGAAACTGGGGTTTCGCTGGTGGCGCTTCGGCGCGGGGCTGTCGCTCGGCCTTGCCACCGCCGTGAAGTGGTCGGGCGCGTACTGGGTGATCGCCTTCGGTCTGCTGTGTATCGCCTTCGACGTGGCGGCACGCAGGACGGCGGGCGTTCCGCGACCGTGGGCAGGCATGCTGCGACGGGACCTCGCCCCTGCGGCGTGGAACATCGGTGTGATGGCCGTACTGGTCTACCTCAGCAGCTGGTGGGCGTGGTTCGCGAGCGAGACCGCCACCGACCGCCACTACGTCGAGATCAACAACGTCGGGAGCGGTGCCTTCGGGTTCGTGCCGGACGCATTGCGGTCGCTCGTGCTCTACACGCTCAACGTGCTCGACTTCCACGAGAACCTGGCGACACCCGCAGGTGACCCCCATCCGTGGGAGTCGAAGCCGTGGACGTGGCCGATGGGCCTGCGGCCGATGCTGTACTACTACGAATCCGGCGCCGACGTCACCGGTTGCGGCGAGTCGGAGTGCGTCAGCGCGACGATGCTCATCGGAACGCCCGCGATGTGGTGGCTGGCGCTGCCGGTGCTTGGCTGGGGGCTGTGGCGGGCCGTGTTCCGCTTCGACTGGCGGTACGCGGCGGTGCTCGTGGGCTACTTCGCGGGCCTGCTGCCGTGGTTCGCCAACCTCGACCGCCAGATGTACTTCTTCTACGCCACGCCGATGGCGCCGTTCCTGGTGCTGGGGCTGACGCTCGTGCTGGGGCAACTGCTCGGCAGCGCGCGGCACGGACTGGAACGGCGGGGTACCGGTCTGCTCGTGGTCGCCCTCTACACCGGGCTGGTGGTGGCGAACTTCGTCTGGCTGTGGCCTGTCCTCAACGGTGATCCGATCACCAACGCGCGCTGGCAGGCCGAACTCTGGCTGCCATCGTGGCGCTGA